In a single window of the Diospyros lotus cultivar Yz01 chromosome 10, ASM1463336v1, whole genome shotgun sequence genome:
- the LOC127812041 gene encoding probable beta-1,3-galactosyltransferase 2 isoform X2, which produces MSLKSRGAEGNSKSVVSRKLTLLLCVGCFCSGMLFTDRMWAVPEAGGISRQMEMEASEKDEKKESMNILEEVAKKDTSRQMLGKMISNLETKLSVARAAQDSKLSGSPIYGDLTITQPTRKRKYLMVIGINTAFSSRKRRDSVRATWMPQGDKRKKLEEEKGIIIRFVIGHSATSGGILDKAVEAEEKKHGDFLRLEHVEGYLELSAKTKIYFATAVALWDADFYVKADDDVHVNIATLGETLARHHSKPRVYIGCMKSGPVLARKGVRYHEPEYWKFGGEGNKYFRHATGQLYAISKDLATYISINQHVLHKYANEDVSLGSWFIGLDVEHIDDRRLCCGTPPDCEWKAQAGHICVASFDWSCSGICRSVERMKEVHRRCGEGEHALWNAGF; this is translated from the exons ATGTCTTTGAAGAGCAGAGGAGCAGAAGGAAATTCAAAGAGTGTTGTGTCTCGGAAACTGACTCTTCTGTTGTGTGTTGGATGCTTTTGTTCTGGAATGCTCTTCACCGACAG GATGTGGGCAGTCCCTGAAGCTGGGGGCATATCTAGGCAAATGGAAATGGAAGCTTCAGAG AAGGATGAAAAGAAAGAGTCAATGAATATCTTAGAGGAAGTTGCAAAGAAAGATACTTCCAGACA AATGCTTGGTAAAATGATTtcaaatttagagacgaaattatCTGTTGCAAGGGCTGCACAAGATTCTAAGCTTAGTGGTTCTCCCATATATGGAGATTTGACGATTACTCAACCAACTAGGAAAAGGAAATATCTGATGGTCATAGGTATTAACACTGCTTTTAGCAGCCGGAAGCGAAGAGACTCAGTCCGCGCTACTTGGATGCCGCAAG gtgataaaagaaagaaactcGAGGAAGAAAAGGGCATCATAATTCGATTTGTAATAGGTCACAG TGCAACATCTGGTGGTATTCTTGATAAAGCTGTTGAAGCAGAGGAGAAAAAGCATGGAGACTTTTTGCGACTG GAACATGTTGAGGGTTACCTTGAACTGTCAGCAAAGACGAAGATATATTTTGCTACTGCAGTTGCCCTGTGGGATGCTGATTTTTATGTGAAAGCAGATGATGATGTTCACGTAAACATAG CAACACTCGGGGAAACTTTAGCTAGGCATCATTCAAAACCAAGGGTGTATATAGGATGCATGAAATCTGGTCCTGTCCTTGCTCGGAA gGGAGTGAGATATCATGAGCCTGAATACTGGAAATTTGGTGGGGAGGGAAACAAATACTTCCGTCATGCTACTGGACAGCTATATGCTATTTCAAAAGATTTGGCTACCTACATATCAATAAACCA GCATGTGCTACACAAGTATGCCAACGAGGATGTTTCCCTGGGATCATGGTTTATTGGATTGGATGTGGAGCATATAGATGATCGGAGATTATGTTGTGGAACCCCACctg ACTGTGAATGGAAGGCTCAGGCAGGCCACATCTGTGTCGCTTCCTTTGATTGGAGCTGCAGCGGGATTTGTAGGTCTGTTGAGAGGATGAAGGAGGTTCACCGCCGGTGTGGGGAAGGCGAGCATGCTCTGTGGAATGCAGGTTTCTGA
- the LOC127812057 gene encoding autophagy-related protein 8C-like isoform X1 gives MARMVWQISIAASGDGFVFRQIFERRQAEAARIREKYPDRIPVIVEKAERSDIPDIDKKKYLVPADLTVGQFVYVVRKRIKLGAEKAIFIFVKNILPPTAAMMSAIYDENKDEDGFLYMTYSGENTFGSV, from the exons ATGGCGAGGATGGTTTGGCAGATTTCAATCGCCGCATCTGGTGATGGTTTTGTGTTTCGCCAAATTTTTG AAAGGAGACAGGCAGAAGCTGCCCGTATCAGGGAGAAATACCCAGATAGAATTCCG gTTATTGTGGAGAAGGCTGAAAGAAGCGATATCCCTGATATTGACAAGAAGAA ATATCTGGTTCCTGCTGATTTGACTGTTGGACAGTTTGTCTATGTTGTCCGGAAGAGGATAAAGCTTGGCGCTGAGAAGGctatatttatctttgttaAGAACATTTTGCCGCCCACTG CTGCCATGATGTCGGCAATTTATGACGAAAACAAAGATGAAGATGGGTTCCTTTACATGACTTACAGTGGGGAGAACACATTTGGCTCAGTCTGA
- the LOC127811052 gene encoding CASP-like protein 2D1 — MRILDGNVPPLKLLDSSLRLLVIPLSVASIWLTVTNQQDSSSYGKLQFSNLLGLKYMVWISAISGGYALVAAVSSWVKLLVTKAAWIFFVSDQVVAYLMVTSGAAVGEIIYLAYKGDREVTWSESCSSYGGFCSRMKMALAFHAVSLCCFLVLSLISAYRAFSFFDPPIPISQTTP, encoded by the exons ATGAGGATTCTCGATGGCAATGTGCCCCCTCTCAAGCTGCTGGATTCTTCTCTTAGGCTACTTGTGATTCCTTTGAGTGTTGCTTCCATCTGGCTCACTGTGACCAACCAGCAGGACAGCAGCAGCTATGGCAAGCTTCAGTTCAGCAATCTTCTGGGTCTCAA ATATATGGTTTGGATCAGTGCCATTTCTGGTGGGTATGCTCTGGTGGCTGCTGTTTCTTCATGGGTGAAGCTGTTGGTGACAAAAGCCGCCTGGATTTTCTTTGTTTCTGACCAG GTGGTGGCATATTTAATGGTGACATCAGGGGCAGCAGTGGGAGAGATCATATACTTGGCCTACAAAGGGGACAGGGAGGTGACATGGAGCGAAAGCTGCAGCTCCTATGGAGGATTCTGCAGCAGAATGAAGATGGCTTTGGCTTTCCATGCCGTGTCTCTCTGCTGTTTCCTTGTCTTGTCTCTCATCTCCGCCTACAGGGCCTTCAGCTTCTTTGACCCCCCCATTCCCATTTCCCAAACAACACCTTGA
- the LOC127812041 gene encoding probable beta-1,3-galactosyltransferase 2 isoform X1 yields the protein MSLKSRGAEGNSKSVVSRKLTLLLCVGCFCSGMLFTDRMWAVPEAGGISRQMEMEASEVCDPRIKDEKKESMNILEEVAKKDTSRQMLGKMISNLETKLSVARAAQDSKLSGSPIYGDLTITQPTRKRKYLMVIGINTAFSSRKRRDSVRATWMPQGDKRKKLEEEKGIIIRFVIGHSATSGGILDKAVEAEEKKHGDFLRLEHVEGYLELSAKTKIYFATAVALWDADFYVKADDDVHVNIATLGETLARHHSKPRVYIGCMKSGPVLARKGVRYHEPEYWKFGGEGNKYFRHATGQLYAISKDLATYISINQHVLHKYANEDVSLGSWFIGLDVEHIDDRRLCCGTPPDCEWKAQAGHICVASFDWSCSGICRSVERMKEVHRRCGEGEHALWNAGF from the exons ATGTCTTTGAAGAGCAGAGGAGCAGAAGGAAATTCAAAGAGTGTTGTGTCTCGGAAACTGACTCTTCTGTTGTGTGTTGGATGCTTTTGTTCTGGAATGCTCTTCACCGACAG GATGTGGGCAGTCCCTGAAGCTGGGGGCATATCTAGGCAAATGGAAATGGAAGCTTCAGAGGTCTGTGACCCAAGAATA AAGGATGAAAAGAAAGAGTCAATGAATATCTTAGAGGAAGTTGCAAAGAAAGATACTTCCAGACA AATGCTTGGTAAAATGATTtcaaatttagagacgaaattatCTGTTGCAAGGGCTGCACAAGATTCTAAGCTTAGTGGTTCTCCCATATATGGAGATTTGACGATTACTCAACCAACTAGGAAAAGGAAATATCTGATGGTCATAGGTATTAACACTGCTTTTAGCAGCCGGAAGCGAAGAGACTCAGTCCGCGCTACTTGGATGCCGCAAG gtgataaaagaaagaaactcGAGGAAGAAAAGGGCATCATAATTCGATTTGTAATAGGTCACAG TGCAACATCTGGTGGTATTCTTGATAAAGCTGTTGAAGCAGAGGAGAAAAAGCATGGAGACTTTTTGCGACTG GAACATGTTGAGGGTTACCTTGAACTGTCAGCAAAGACGAAGATATATTTTGCTACTGCAGTTGCCCTGTGGGATGCTGATTTTTATGTGAAAGCAGATGATGATGTTCACGTAAACATAG CAACACTCGGGGAAACTTTAGCTAGGCATCATTCAAAACCAAGGGTGTATATAGGATGCATGAAATCTGGTCCTGTCCTTGCTCGGAA gGGAGTGAGATATCATGAGCCTGAATACTGGAAATTTGGTGGGGAGGGAAACAAATACTTCCGTCATGCTACTGGACAGCTATATGCTATTTCAAAAGATTTGGCTACCTACATATCAATAAACCA GCATGTGCTACACAAGTATGCCAACGAGGATGTTTCCCTGGGATCATGGTTTATTGGATTGGATGTGGAGCATATAGATGATCGGAGATTATGTTGTGGAACCCCACctg ACTGTGAATGGAAGGCTCAGGCAGGCCACATCTGTGTCGCTTCCTTTGATTGGAGCTGCAGCGGGATTTGTAGGTCTGTTGAGAGGATGAAGGAGGTTCACCGCCGGTGTGGGGAAGGCGAGCATGCTCTGTGGAATGCAGGTTTCTGA
- the LOC127812057 gene encoding autophagy-related protein 8C-like isoform X2 yields the protein MAKSSFKLEHPLERRQAEAARIREKYPDRIPVIVEKAERSDIPDIDKKKYLVPADLTVGQFVYVVRKRIKLGAEKAIFIFVKNILPPTAAMMSAIYDENKDEDGFLYMTYSGENTFGSV from the exons ATGGCCAAGAGCTCCTTCAAGTTGGAACACCCCctcg AAAGGAGACAGGCAGAAGCTGCCCGTATCAGGGAGAAATACCCAGATAGAATTCCG gTTATTGTGGAGAAGGCTGAAAGAAGCGATATCCCTGATATTGACAAGAAGAA ATATCTGGTTCCTGCTGATTTGACTGTTGGACAGTTTGTCTATGTTGTCCGGAAGAGGATAAAGCTTGGCGCTGAGAAGGctatatttatctttgttaAGAACATTTTGCCGCCCACTG CTGCCATGATGTCGGCAATTTATGACGAAAACAAAGATGAAGATGGGTTCCTTTACATGACTTACAGTGGGGAGAACACATTTGGCTCAGTCTGA